One window of Klebsiella quasivariicola genomic DNA carries:
- a CDS encoding M16 family metallopeptidase: MQGTTIKLLTGGLLMVAAAGYVQAEALQPDPAWQQGTLANGLSWQVLATPQRPSDRIEVRLSVNIGSLSESTQQSGFSRFIPRLALTQSGSLPTMQARSLWQQSIDPKRPLPPAIVSYDYTMFNLSLPNNRNDLLKEALSWLADASGKLAITPESINHALQGSDMVATWPLDTKEGWWRYRLKGSTMLGHDPAAPLKQPIDVAQLKDFYQKWYTPDAMTLIVVGNVDSRSVAEQINKTFGDLKGKRETPAAVPTLSPLPTVPVSIMTNAVRQDKLSIMWDAPWQPIRDSAALQRYWRDDLAREALFWHVQQSLSKNNVKDIGLGFDCRVLYQRAQCAINIDSPGERLNNNLSVVSRELAKVRDNGLPQEEFDALIAQKSLELQKLFATYARTDTDILMSQRMRSLQNQVVDIAPEQYQKLRQEFLNSLTVDMLNQYLRQQLSQDMALVLQQPKGEPEYNMKELQATWEKLMAPNPAATTTGGSADTVDAHSEASDIPPGQ, from the coding sequence ATGCAGGGCACAACAATTAAACTCTTAACGGGCGGTTTGCTGATGGTAGCGGCGGCCGGTTATGTGCAGGCAGAAGCGCTCCAGCCTGATCCGGCCTGGCAACAAGGGACCTTAGCGAATGGTTTGTCGTGGCAGGTATTGGCCACGCCGCAACGTCCCAGCGACCGTATCGAAGTCCGTTTGTCCGTCAATATTGGCTCGCTGAGCGAAAGCACTCAGCAGAGCGGTTTCAGCCGCTTTATTCCCCGCCTGGCGTTGACGCAAAGCGGCAGCCTGCCGACGATGCAGGCGCGCTCTTTATGGCAGCAGAGTATTGACCCGAAGCGTCCTCTGCCGCCGGCCATCGTCTCCTACGATTACACGATGTTTAATCTCAGCCTGCCCAATAACCGCAACGATCTGTTGAAAGAGGCGCTGAGCTGGCTGGCGGACGCCAGCGGTAAACTGGCCATTACGCCTGAATCGATCAATCATGCGCTGCAGGGCAGCGACATGGTGGCGACCTGGCCACTGGATACCAAAGAGGGTTGGTGGCGCTATCGCCTGAAAGGGTCCACCATGCTGGGCCATGACCCCGCCGCGCCGCTGAAGCAGCCGATCGACGTGGCTCAGCTGAAAGACTTTTATCAAAAATGGTACACCCCCGACGCCATGACGCTGATCGTGGTGGGGAATGTCGACAGCCGCAGCGTTGCCGAGCAAATCAATAAGACCTTTGGCGATCTGAAGGGCAAGCGGGAAACCCCCGCAGCGGTGCCGACCTTATCGCCGCTGCCTACCGTGCCGGTCAGCATCATGACCAACGCGGTGCGTCAGGACAAACTGTCCATCATGTGGGATGCGCCATGGCAGCCGATCCGCGACTCCGCGGCGCTGCAGCGCTACTGGCGTGACGATCTCGCCCGTGAAGCGCTGTTCTGGCACGTGCAGCAGAGCCTGAGCAAAAATAACGTGAAGGATATTGGCCTTGGCTTTGACTGCCGGGTGCTCTATCAGCGCGCGCAGTGCGCCATCAACATCGATTCCCCGGGCGAGCGCCTGAACAACAACCTGAGCGTGGTTTCGCGCGAGCTGGCGAAAGTGCGGGACAACGGGCTGCCGCAGGAGGAGTTTGACGCGCTTATCGCTCAGAAAAGCCTCGAGCTGCAGAAGCTGTTTGCCACCTATGCGCGCACTGACACCGACATTCTGATGAGTCAGCGTATGCGCTCCCTGCAAAATCAGGTGGTGGATATCGCGCCGGAGCAGTACCAGAAGCTGCGTCAGGAGTTCCTTAACTCCCTGACGGTGGACATGCTGAACCAGTACCTGCGCCAGCAGCTCTCGCAGGACATGGCGCTGGTGCTGCAGCAGCCGAAAGGCGAACCGGAATACAATATGAAGGAGCTGCAGGCCACGTGGGAAAAACTGATGGCGCCAAATCCGGCGGCGACGACGACCGGCGGCAGCGCCGATACGGTTGACGCCCACAGCGAGGCCAGCGACATCCCGCCAGGGCAGTAA
- a CDS encoding sugar kinase, giving the protein MSKKIAVIGECMIELSEKNGAVNRGFGGDTLNTSVYIARQTDASALSVHYVTALGTDAFSQQMLDSWQQENVNTSLIQRMADRLPGLYYIETDDTGERTFYYWRNEAAAKFWLESDRAAAICEELATFDYLYLSGISLAILSPASRDKLFTLLRECRASGGKVIFDNNYRPRLWASQAETQQVYQEMLACTDIAFLTLDDEDALWGEKPVADVIARTHAAGVEEVVVKRGADACLVSVSGQPLREVPAVRLAKEKVVDTTAAGDSFSAGYLAVRLTGGDAESAARRGHLTASTVIQYRGAIIPREAMPQ; this is encoded by the coding sequence ATGTCTAAAAAAATTGCCGTTATTGGCGAATGCATGATTGAGCTGTCAGAGAAGAACGGAGCCGTTAACCGCGGCTTTGGCGGCGATACCTTAAACACCTCGGTCTATATCGCGCGGCAGACCGATGCCAGCGCGCTGAGCGTCCACTACGTCACCGCGCTGGGGACCGATGCCTTCAGCCAGCAGATGCTCGACAGCTGGCAGCAGGAAAACGTCAACACCAGTTTGATCCAGCGGATGGCCGACCGTCTGCCGGGACTGTATTACATTGAAACCGATGACACCGGCGAGCGCACCTTCTATTACTGGCGTAACGAGGCGGCGGCAAAATTCTGGCTGGAGAGCGATCGCGCGGCGGCGATTTGCGAAGAGCTGGCGACGTTCGACTATCTCTATCTGAGCGGCATCAGTCTCGCCATTCTCAGCCCGGCCAGCCGCGACAAACTGTTCACGCTGCTGCGTGAGTGCCGCGCCAGCGGCGGCAAGGTGATCTTCGATAACAACTATCGCCCGCGCCTGTGGGCCAGCCAGGCGGAGACGCAGCAGGTCTATCAGGAGATGCTCGCCTGCACCGATATCGCGTTTCTGACTCTCGATGATGAAGACGCGCTGTGGGGTGAAAAACCGGTTGCCGACGTCATTGCCCGCACCCACGCCGCTGGCGTGGAAGAGGTGGTGGTGAAGCGCGGGGCGGATGCCTGCCTGGTGTCTGTTAGCGGGCAGCCGCTGCGGGAAGTGCCGGCCGTCAGGCTGGCCAAAGAGAAGGTGGTGGATACCACCGCCGCCGGAGATTCCTTCAGCGCTGGCTACCTGGCCGTGCGCCTGACCGGCGGTGATGCTGAATCCGCCGCCAGACGCGGCCACCTGACCGCCAGCACGGTGATCCAGTACCGCGGGGCGATCATCCCGCGGGAAGCGATGCCGCAGTAA
- a CDS encoding AsmA family protein — protein sequence MSRTRKTLVIITGTILLLIVLFFIVLATFDWNRLKPTINQKVSAELNRPFAIRGDLGVVWERQPEERGWRSWVPWPHVHAEDIVLGNPPTIPQVTMIHLPRVEATLAPLALLSKTVYLPWIKLEQPDVRLIRLAEDNNNWTFQLAGDQRASGDSAPSSWSFRLDNILFDRGTIAIDDKITRSDITILVDPLGKPLPFSEVTGTKDRHSAAKPGDYVFGLSLKGRYKDQPVTGNGKIGGMLALRSASTPFPLQGDFHSGNTRVAFSGTVSDPLNVGGIDLRLKFAGDSLRDLYDLTGVLLPETPSFSTDGRLRADFKQKNRMRFDYQDFNGRIGDSDIHGSLTYTTGKPRPKLSGDMESKQLRLADLGPLIGVDSGKGTKKSASRQAGDRPQPAGKVLPADRFETDKWQVMDADVRFKGRRIEHGGTLPISDLSTHVILEDGDLRLQPVRFGLANGSIAGSVHLQGDKKPLQGEANLQARRLKLKALMPNVEMMQKTLGEMNGDVQLRGSGNSVAALLGNSNGNLKLLMNDGLISRNLMEILGLNVGNYLIGQIFGDEEVRVNCAAANIDVTNGVARPQIFAFDTENALINVTGTASFASEQLDLTIDPESKGFRVITLRSPLYVRGTFKSPQAGVKAGPLIVRGAVAAALATLVTPAAALLALVSPAEGDSNQCRTILSQMKK from the coding sequence ATGAGCAGAACCCGTAAAACGTTGGTGATCATCACAGGAACGATACTGTTGCTGATCGTTCTTTTCTTCATTGTGCTGGCCACCTTTGACTGGAACCGGCTAAAGCCGACGATCAATCAGAAAGTCTCCGCCGAGCTTAACCGCCCGTTCGCCATCCGCGGCGATCTCGGCGTGGTCTGGGAGCGGCAGCCGGAAGAGCGCGGCTGGCGCAGTTGGGTGCCGTGGCCCCATGTGCACGCGGAGGATATCGTGCTGGGCAACCCGCCGACCATTCCCCAGGTGACGATGATCCACCTGCCGCGGGTGGAGGCGACGCTCGCCCCGCTGGCGCTGCTGAGCAAAACGGTGTACCTGCCGTGGATCAAGCTGGAACAACCCGACGTGCGGCTGATCCGCCTGGCGGAAGACAACAATAACTGGACCTTTCAGCTGGCTGGCGATCAGCGTGCGTCGGGCGACAGCGCCCCCTCCAGCTGGTCCTTTCGCCTCGACAATATTCTCTTTGATCGCGGGACTATCGCCATTGATGACAAGATCACCCGCAGCGATATCACCATCCTCGTCGATCCCCTCGGCAAACCCCTGCCGTTCAGCGAAGTGACCGGCACGAAGGATCGGCATAGCGCGGCGAAACCAGGTGACTATGTCTTTGGCCTGTCGCTAAAGGGGCGCTACAAGGACCAGCCGGTCACCGGTAACGGTAAAATCGGTGGCATGCTGGCCCTGCGCAGCGCAAGCACCCCTTTCCCATTGCAGGGCGACTTCCATTCCGGCAACACCCGGGTGGCGTTCAGCGGCACGGTCAGCGACCCGCTCAACGTCGGCGGCATTGACCTGCGGCTGAAATTCGCCGGCGACTCGCTGCGCGATCTCTACGACCTGACCGGCGTTCTGCTGCCCGAGACACCCTCGTTCTCTACCGACGGCCGCTTGCGCGCCGACTTTAAGCAGAAAAACCGCATGCGTTTTGACTATCAGGATTTTAACGGCCGGATTGGCGATAGCGACATTCATGGCTCCCTGACCTATACCACCGGCAAACCGCGGCCGAAACTCAGCGGCGATATGGAGTCAAAGCAGCTGCGACTGGCGGACCTTGGGCCGTTAATCGGCGTCGACTCCGGCAAAGGGACGAAGAAAAGCGCTTCGCGCCAGGCGGGTGACCGGCCGCAGCCGGCGGGTAAAGTGCTGCCGGCGGACCGCTTTGAAACCGACAAGTGGCAGGTGATGGATGCCGATGTGCGCTTTAAAGGCCGGAGAATTGAGCACGGCGGCACTCTGCCAATCAGCGACCTGTCGACCCATGTGATCCTGGAGGATGGTGACCTGCGCCTGCAGCCGGTGCGCTTTGGCCTGGCTAACGGGTCGATTGCCGGCAGCGTACACCTGCAGGGCGATAAAAAGCCGCTGCAGGGTGAGGCCAATCTGCAGGCGCGACGGCTGAAGCTGAAGGCGCTGATGCCGAACGTCGAGATGATGCAGAAAACCCTCGGCGAGATGAATGGCGATGTCCAGCTGCGCGGCAGCGGCAACTCGGTGGCGGCCCTGCTTGGCAACAGCAACGGTAACCTGAAGCTGCTGATGAACGACGGCCTGATCAGTCGCAACCTGATGGAAATCCTCGGCCTTAACGTCGGTAACTACCTGATTGGCCAGATTTTTGGCGATGAGGAGGTTCGGGTAAACTGCGCGGCGGCCAATATCGACGTGACCAACGGCGTCGCCCGGCCGCAGATTTTTGCCTTCGATACGGAAAACGCGCTGATCAATGTGACCGGGACCGCCAGCTTCGCCTCCGAGCAGCTGGACCTGACCATCGATCCGGAAAGCAAAGGTTTCCGGGTGATCACCCTGCGTTCCCCGCTGTATGTTCGGGGCACCTTTAAATCGCCGCAGGCGGGGGTGAAGGCCGGGCCGCTGATTGTCCGCGGCGCGGTAGCGGCGGCGCTGGCGACCCTGGTGACGCCGGCTGCTGCCCTGCTGGCGCTGGTCTCTCCGGCGGAGGGCGATAGCAACCAGTGCCGGACCATTTTGTCGCAGATGAAAAAATAA
- a CDS encoding MFS transporter: MQATATTLENTQETAPVNSRNKVVVASLIGTAIEFFDFYIYATAAVIVFPHIFFPQGDAAAATLQSLATFAIAFVARPIGSALFGHFGDRVGRKVTLVASLLTMGISTVVIGLLPGYESIGIVAPMLLALARFGQGLGLGGEWGGAALLATENAPARKRALYGSFPQLGAPIGFFFANGTFLLLSWLLTDQQFMEWGWRVPFIFSAVLVIIGLYVRVSLHETPVFAKVAAAKKQVKIPLGTLLTKHVRVTVLGTFIMLATYTLFYIMTVYSMTFSTGAAPNGLGLPRNEVLWMLMMAVIGFGVMVPIAGLLADAFGRRKSMIVITTMIILFALFAFKPLLGSGNPLLVFAFLLLGLSLMGLTFGPMGALLPELFPTEVRYTGASFSYNVSSILGASVAPYIAAWLQGNYGLAAVGTYLAAMAALTLIALLLAHETRHQSL; encoded by the coding sequence ATGCAAGCCACAGCCACCACACTCGAAAACACGCAGGAAACTGCCCCGGTCAACTCGCGCAATAAAGTCGTTGTCGCCTCGCTCATTGGTACTGCCATTGAGTTTTTCGACTTCTACATTTATGCGACCGCCGCGGTCATCGTCTTCCCGCATATCTTTTTCCCGCAGGGCGATGCCGCTGCGGCCACCCTGCAGTCGCTGGCCACCTTCGCCATCGCCTTCGTCGCCCGGCCGATCGGCTCCGCCCTGTTTGGCCACTTCGGCGATCGCGTTGGCCGGAAGGTCACCCTGGTCGCCTCGCTGTTAACCATGGGGATCTCCACCGTGGTGATCGGCCTGCTGCCCGGCTATGAAAGCATTGGCATTGTCGCGCCGATGCTGCTGGCGCTGGCGCGCTTCGGCCAGGGTCTTGGGCTCGGGGGAGAATGGGGCGGCGCAGCGCTGCTGGCAACGGAAAACGCCCCGGCGCGCAAGCGGGCGCTGTACGGCTCCTTCCCACAGCTGGGCGCGCCGATCGGCTTCTTCTTCGCCAACGGCACCTTCCTGCTGCTCTCCTGGCTGTTGACCGACCAGCAGTTTATGGAGTGGGGCTGGCGCGTGCCGTTTATCTTCTCCGCGGTGCTGGTGATCATCGGTCTGTATGTTCGCGTCTCGCTGCATGAAACACCGGTCTTCGCCAAAGTAGCGGCGGCGAAAAAACAGGTCAAAATCCCGCTGGGTACCCTGTTAACCAAACACGTCCGCGTGACGGTGCTGGGCACCTTCATCATGCTGGCCACCTACACCCTGTTCTATATCATGACCGTCTACTCGATGACCTTCAGCACCGGCGCCGCGCCGAATGGCCTGGGCCTGCCGCGTAACGAAGTGCTGTGGATGCTGATGATGGCGGTGATTGGCTTTGGCGTGATGGTGCCGATCGCCGGCCTGCTGGCGGACGCTTTTGGCCGGCGCAAGAGCATGATTGTCATCACCACGATGATTATTTTGTTCGCCCTGTTCGCCTTTAAACCGCTGCTGGGTTCCGGTAACCCGCTGCTGGTCTTCGCCTTCCTGCTGCTGGGCTTAAGCCTGATGGGACTGACCTTTGGCCCGATGGGCGCGCTGCTCCCGGAGCTGTTCCCGACGGAAGTGCGCTACACCGGCGCGTCGTTCTCCTATAACGTGTCGTCGATTCTTGGCGCCTCGGTCGCCCCGTACATTGCCGCCTGGCTGCAGGGCAACTACGGCCTCGCGGCGGTCGGCACCTATCTGGCGGCGATGGCGGCGCTGACGCTGATCGCCCTGCTGCTGGCCCACGAGACCCGCCACCAGTCGTTGTGA
- the yhjD gene encoding inner membrane protein YhjD translates to MTPENDDRRPPQEPVPQPEKSKSTLDALNDTAVGQKASHALKTVTGTAAKVQRNPVVAHLLRAAERFNDRLGNQFGAAITYFSFLSMIPILMVSFAAAGFVLAWHPTLLQDIFDKILQNVSDPTLAATLKNTINTAVQQRTTVGLVGLLVALYSGINWMGNLREAIRAQSRDVWERRPQDEEKIWIKYFRDFISLIGLLVALIITLSITSVAGSAQQMIISALYLDNIEWLKPAWRLIGLAISIFANYLLFFWIFWRLPRHRPRRKALFRGTLIAAIGFEIIKIVMTWTLPALVKSPSGAAFGSVLGLMAFFYFFARLTLFCAAWIATAEYKDDRRMPGKTHR, encoded by the coding sequence ATGACGCCGGAAAACGACGATCGACGCCCGCCACAGGAACCGGTCCCGCAGCCGGAGAAAAGCAAAAGCACGCTCGATGCCCTCAATGATACAGCCGTCGGGCAAAAAGCCAGTCACGCGCTGAAGACCGTCACCGGAACGGCGGCCAAAGTGCAGCGCAATCCAGTGGTCGCCCATCTGCTGCGCGCCGCTGAGCGCTTCAATGACCGGTTGGGCAATCAGTTTGGCGCGGCTATCACCTATTTCTCGTTCCTGTCGATGATCCCGATCCTGATGGTCTCCTTCGCCGCCGCCGGCTTCGTGCTGGCCTGGCATCCGACGCTGTTGCAGGACATTTTTGACAAAATCCTGCAAAACGTCAGCGACCCAACGCTGGCGGCAACCTTGAAAAACACCATCAATACCGCGGTGCAGCAGCGCACCACCGTTGGTCTGGTCGGTCTGCTGGTCGCCCTCTATTCCGGCATTAACTGGATGGGTAACCTGCGCGAAGCGATCCGCGCCCAGTCGCGCGACGTCTGGGAGCGCCGGCCGCAGGACGAAGAGAAAATCTGGATAAAATACTTCCGCGATTTTATCTCGCTGATCGGTCTGCTGGTGGCGCTGATTATTACGCTGTCGATCACCTCCGTCGCCGGCTCCGCCCAGCAGATGATTATTTCCGCACTGTATCTCGATAACATTGAATGGCTGAAACCCGCCTGGCGGCTAATCGGCCTCGCGATCTCGATTTTTGCCAACTACCTGCTCTTTTTCTGGATCTTCTGGCGTCTGCCACGCCATCGTCCACGCCGCAAAGCGCTGTTTCGCGGCACGCTTATCGCGGCGATTGGCTTTGAAATCATCAAAATTGTCATGACCTGGACGCTGCCGGCGCTGGTGAAATCCCCCTCCGGGGCGGCATTTGGATCGGTGCTGGGGCTGATGGCCTTTTTCTATTTCTTTGCCCGCCTGACGCTGTTCTGCGCCGCGTGGATCGCCACCGCGGAGTATAAAGACGACCGGCGGATGCCGGGCAAAACCCACCGTTAA
- a CDS encoding LysR family transcriptional regulator yields MDKIHAMQLFIRVADLESFSRAAETLALPKGSVSRQIQALESHLGVRLLHRTTRRVQLTQDGMVYYERAKDLLSNLDELDGMFQHDPASISGRLRVDMPVGFAKKLVIPHLPTFLQQYPGIELELSSSDRLVDVIREGFDCVVRVGALKDSGLIARPLGKLTQINCASPDYLARFGYPQTLEDLADHALIHYASTLGVRPPGFEVAIDGAVRWVKTGGILTVNSTETYQAACIAGLGIIQVPRTGVREALRAGDLTEILPQYRAEPLPVSLIYPHRRNLSRRVHLFMEWLGGLMKAYVD; encoded by the coding sequence ATGGATAAAATTCATGCAATGCAGTTATTCATTCGGGTCGCGGATCTGGAGAGTTTCTCCCGTGCCGCCGAGACCCTGGCGCTACCTAAGGGTAGCGTCTCACGGCAGATCCAGGCCCTGGAAAGCCATCTTGGCGTACGGCTCCTGCACCGCACCACCCGCCGGGTCCAGCTCACCCAGGATGGGATGGTCTACTACGAGCGGGCAAAGGATCTGCTGAGCAATCTCGACGAACTGGACGGTATGTTCCAGCACGATCCGGCGAGCATCAGCGGCCGGCTGCGGGTGGATATGCCGGTCGGTTTTGCCAAAAAGCTGGTGATCCCGCACCTGCCGACTTTTTTACAGCAGTATCCGGGCATCGAACTGGAGCTGAGCAGCAGCGATCGGCTGGTGGACGTGATCCGCGAGGGGTTTGACTGCGTGGTGCGCGTCGGCGCGCTCAAAGACTCAGGGCTGATTGCCCGCCCGCTGGGCAAGCTGACGCAGATTAACTGCGCCAGCCCGGACTACCTCGCCCGCTTTGGCTACCCGCAAACCCTGGAGGATCTGGCGGATCATGCCCTGATCCACTACGCCAGCACCCTCGGGGTCCGTCCCCCCGGCTTTGAGGTCGCGATCGACGGTGCGGTGCGCTGGGTAAAAACTGGCGGCATATTGACGGTTAATAGCACGGAAACCTATCAGGCGGCCTGTATTGCCGGGCTGGGGATTATTCAGGTGCCGCGCACCGGCGTGCGCGAGGCGTTACGCGCCGGCGACCTGACGGAGATCCTGCCCCAGTACCGCGCCGAACCGCTGCCGGTCTCGCTTATCTACCCGCACCGGCGCAATCTCTCCCGTCGCGTGCATCTGTTTATGGAGTGGCTGGGCGGACTGATGAAAGCGTATGTCGATTGA
- a CDS encoding SDR family NAD(P)-dependent oxidoreductase: MTQRIALVTGGSRGLGKNAALKLAAKGTDILLTYHSNRQAALEVVAEIEKKGVKAAALALNVGDISSFDAFASEVAQVLTQQWGRTTFDYLLNNAGIGLNVPFDETSEAQFDQLMNIQFKGPFFLTQRLLPLLQDGGRILNVSSGLARFALPGYAAYAAMKGAMEVLTRYQAKELGGRGISVNIIAPGAIETDFGGGVVRDNAEVNRHIAAQTALGRVGLPDDIGDAIAALLSDELAWMNAQRVEVSGGMFL; this comes from the coding sequence ATGACACAACGTATCGCTTTAGTGACCGGCGGCAGCCGCGGTCTGGGTAAAAACGCCGCGTTGAAGCTGGCGGCGAAGGGAACCGATATTCTTCTGACCTACCACAGCAACCGCCAGGCGGCCCTCGAGGTGGTGGCGGAAATAGAGAAAAAAGGGGTTAAAGCGGCAGCATTAGCGCTGAACGTCGGCGATATTTCAAGTTTTGATGCTTTCGCCAGCGAGGTAGCGCAGGTGCTGACGCAGCAGTGGGGACGCACCACCTTTGATTATTTACTGAACAACGCCGGGATCGGTCTCAACGTGCCCTTTGATGAGACCAGCGAAGCGCAGTTTGACCAGCTGATGAACATCCAGTTTAAAGGGCCGTTTTTCCTGACCCAGCGTCTGCTGCCGCTTCTGCAGGACGGGGGACGGATCCTCAACGTCTCAAGCGGCCTGGCGCGTTTTGCCCTGCCGGGCTATGCGGCCTACGCCGCGATGAAGGGGGCGATGGAGGTCCTGACCCGCTATCAGGCGAAAGAGCTGGGCGGGCGCGGGATTTCGGTGAATATCATTGCGCCGGGAGCCATCGAGACCGACTTTGGCGGCGGCGTGGTGCGCGATAACGCCGAGGTGAATCGACATATCGCCGCTCAGACCGCGCTGGGGCGCGTTGGGCTGCCGGACGATATCGGCGACGCGATTGCCGCCTTGCTCAGCGATGAGCTGGCGTGGATGAACGCTCAGCGCGTGGAAGTCTCGGGTGGGATGTTCCTCTGA
- a CDS encoding GNAT family N-acetyltransferase: protein MPELLTPRLRCSPLQLDDWSFFLSLQQDPQVMLYVADLRPQAAIREAFDSRLPPWAPGDEHWLCLVVRDRFTHTPLGLTGYQHHHRDIAEVGFLFAPAAQGRGYGYESLRALCDYAFTTGGVRRLTASVTAGNEASKQLLLKAGFRLEGELRENYWLNGRWHNDWLFGRLRAEGDAP from the coding sequence ATGCCTGAACTTCTGACGCCGCGCCTGCGCTGCTCACCGCTGCAGCTGGACGACTGGTCGTTTTTTCTCTCCCTGCAGCAGGATCCGCAGGTCATGCTCTACGTCGCCGACCTCCGGCCACAGGCGGCCATTCGCGAAGCGTTCGATTCGCGACTGCCGCCATGGGCGCCGGGAGATGAACACTGGCTGTGCCTGGTGGTGCGCGACAGGTTCACCCACACTCCGCTCGGCCTGACCGGTTACCAGCATCACCACCGCGACATTGCCGAAGTTGGCTTTCTCTTCGCCCCGGCGGCGCAAGGACGTGGCTATGGCTACGAATCGCTGCGCGCGCTGTGCGACTACGCCTTTACCACCGGCGGCGTCCGCCGCCTGACCGCCAGCGTCACCGCCGGCAACGAGGCGTCAAAGCAGTTACTGCTCAAAGCCGGATTCCGGCTGGAGGGGGAACTGAGGGAGAACTACTGGCTGAACGGGCGCTGGCACAATGACTGGCTGTTCGGTCGGCTGCGCGCGGAGGGCGATGCGCCGTAG
- a CDS encoding alpha,alpha-trehalase, whose product MFSQKLRHVEDDELRIDIDPCYEADPYELKLDEMIDAEPEPEVIEGLPASDALTPADRYLELFTNVQKSRIFADSKTFPDCAPKHDPLDILRNYRKVKRQPDFDLRQFVEDNFWLPASQTDVYTSDPSLTLKEHIDKLWPVLTREPQDHIPWSSLLALPQAYIVPGGRFSETYYWDSYFTMLGLAESGREDLLKCMADNFAWLIETYGHIPNGNRTYYLSRSQPPVFALMVELFEEDGVRGAKRYLDHLKMEHAFWMDGAESLIPHQAYRHVVRMPDGSLLNRYWDDRDTPRDESWREDVETARHSGRPANEVYRDLRAGAASGWDYSSRWLRDSTRLASIRTTQFIPIDLNAFLFKLETTIANLSGLKGDRETEAAFRQKAQDRRAAVNRYLWDDENGCFRDYDWRREQPALFSAASIVTLYVGLATHEQAERLADAVRARLLTPGGIMATEYESGEQWDKPNGWAPLQWMAIQGFKRYGQDPLGDEIAWSWLQTVNHFYKQHHKLIEKYHIATGVPHEGGGGEYPLQDGFGWTNGVVRRLIGLYGEPT is encoded by the coding sequence ATGTTCAGCCAGAAATTACGCCACGTTGAAGACGACGAGTTAAGGATCGACATCGATCCCTGCTACGAAGCCGATCCGTACGAATTAAAGCTGGATGAGATGATTGACGCAGAACCGGAGCCTGAGGTGATCGAGGGACTCCCGGCGTCCGACGCCCTTACCCCGGCAGATCGCTATCTTGAGCTGTTTACCAACGTGCAGAAATCACGCATTTTTGCCGACAGCAAAACCTTCCCCGACTGCGCGCCGAAACACGATCCGCTGGACATCCTGCGCAACTACCGCAAGGTCAAACGTCAGCCCGATTTCGACCTGCGCCAGTTCGTTGAGGACAACTTCTGGCTGCCGGCGAGCCAGACCGACGTCTACACTTCCGACCCCAGCCTGACGCTGAAAGAGCACATCGACAAGCTGTGGCCGGTGCTGACCCGCGAGCCTCAGGATCATATTCCCTGGTCATCGCTGCTGGCGCTGCCGCAGGCCTACATCGTGCCCGGCGGTCGCTTCAGCGAAACCTATTACTGGGACTCTTATTTCACCATGCTGGGACTGGCGGAGAGCGGCCGGGAAGATCTGCTGAAATGCATGGCCGATAACTTCGCCTGGCTGATTGAAACCTACGGCCACATTCCGAACGGCAACCGCACCTACTACCTCAGCCGGTCGCAGCCGCCGGTCTTCGCCCTGATGGTTGAACTGTTTGAAGAGGACGGCGTGCGCGGCGCGAAGCGCTATCTGGACCATCTGAAGATGGAGCACGCTTTCTGGATGGACGGCGCCGAGTCGCTGATCCCGCACCAGGCGTATCGTCACGTGGTGCGCATGCCGGATGGCTCCCTGCTCAATCGCTACTGGGACGACCGTGACACGCCGCGGGATGAGTCCTGGCGCGAGGACGTGGAGACCGCCCGCCACTCCGGCCGACCCGCCAATGAAGTGTACCGCGACCTGCGGGCGGGCGCCGCGTCCGGCTGGGACTACTCCAGCCGCTGGCTGCGGGATAGCACGCGGCTGGCCAGCATCCGCACGACGCAGTTTATCCCCATCGACCTGAACGCCTTTCTGTTCAAGCTGGAGACGACCATCGCCAACCTCTCCGGCCTGAAGGGCGATCGCGAGACGGAAGCGGCCTTTCGCCAGAAGGCCCAGGATCGGCGGGCGGCGGTCAACCGCTATCTGTGGGATGACGAGAACGGCTGTTTTCGTGATTATGACTGGCGCCGTGAACAGCCGGCGCTGTTTTCTGCCGCCAGCATCGTCACCCTGTACGTCGGCCTTGCAACCCATGAGCAGGCGGAACGCCTTGCCGATGCGGTACGGGCCCGCCTGCTTACCCCCGGGGGGATCATGGCCACCGAATACGAAAGCGGCGAGCAGTGGGATAAACCCAACGGCTGGGCGCCGCTGCAGTGGATGGCGATCCAGGGATTCAAACGCTACGGCCAGGATCCGCTGGGAGATGAGATCGCCTGGAGCTGGCTGCAAACGGTCAACCACTTTTACAAGCAGCACCACAAGCTGATTGAGAAATACCATATTGCCACCGGCGTCCCCCATGAGGGCGGCGGCGGGGAGTATCCCCTGCAGGATGGCTTCGGCTGGACCAACGGCGTGGTACGCCGACTGATTGGCCTCTATGGGGAGCCAACCTAG